Part of the Vibrio sp. SCSIO 43137 genome, TATGCCAATGCCGGCTGGATGCGTTCGATCGTCTGTCTTCATATGTGCCCATATGCCAGATTCCAGTCAGCTATGTTTGATAAAGATACCTATATCGTGGGCTATAACCCGGTCAGAGGTGAGTCACGAGGCCCAAGATCGAGAAAAGCCGATCCTAAAAAACTAGGTCTGGGTGACTGTATCGACTGTGACCTCTGTGTTCAGGTTTGCCCGACAGGAATCGATATCCGCGACGGGCTTCAGTATGAATGTATCAACTGTGGCGCTTGTATTGATGCCTGTAATCAGACCATGGACAGAATGGGCTATGAAAAGAACCTGATTAGCTACACCACCGAACACAGGTTGTCAGGCAATAGCACTAAAGTTATGCGTCCGAAACTGATCGGATACGGCTCGGTGATGATTCTGATGATAGCACTGTTCTTTGTTCAGATAGCCAGGGTAGAACCTGTAGGCATGAGCGTGTTACGGGACAGAAACCAGCTATTTAAAGTAAACAGCAGCGGTCAGGTGGAAAACACCTACACCCTGAAAGTGATAAATAAAACTCAGCAACCTCAGCAATATAAACTCAGTGTCGATGGCTTAAGTGATGCCACCTGGTATGGCAAACAGACCATTCAAGTCGAGCCGGGTGAAGTACTTAACCTGCCTATCAGTCTGGGGGTTAAATCCGATAAACTTAGCTCCCCCGTTGCGACGATTCAGTTTATACTCACAGACAGCAACCAGTTTACTGTTGAAGTAGAGAGCCGGTTTATTAATAAACTTTAGGCTTTCTGGTTATCATAAAAAAGGGCTCGGTAACGAGTCCTTTTTATTTGCGGACAGCACAGAAATGAACAACAAGGCTTTTAATTTTGATGCCCTTACCCCCGACTTTATGTGGTATGCCATTGCCAGTATCGGCATCAGGGCTGAATCGGGGCTTCTGGCACTAAACAGTTATGAAAACAGGGTTTATCAGTTTGTCGACGAAGAAAAGCAGCGCTATGTAGTGAAATTTTATCGCCCTATGCGCTGGAGCAAAGAACAGATACAGGAAGAGCATGATTTTACTCTGGAGTTAATTGAGCATGAGGTTCCAGTTGCACCACCAGTAAAAATTAATGGTCATACCCTGCATGAGTATCAGGGATACCTGTTTGCCCTGTTTGAAAGTGTTGGCGGCCGCCAGTTTGAAGTTGATAACTATGACCAGCTAGAGTGGGTTGGCCGCTTTATGGGGCGCATCCACAGTATCGGCAGCAAACAGACTTTTCAGCACCGGCCAGAAATCTGCCTGAACGACTACCTTTACCAGCCGAAAAAACGGTTGGAGAACTCCAGCTTTATTCCTGCCCATCTGGAAAACAGCTTCTTCAGCGATCTAAACCTTCTGATTAACTCACTAGAGCAGCAGTGGGATAACCAGTTCACCAGCATTCGTCTGCATGGAGATTGTCATCCGGGAAATATTCTCTGGAGAGACGGCCCTATGTTTGTGGATCTCGACGATGCCAGAAATGGTCCGGCTATTCAGGACCTCTGGATGCTGTTAAACGGAGAGAGAGCTGACAAACTGGCTCAGCTGGATATTATTCTGGAAGGTTATCAGGAGTTTTTTGACTTTGACCAGTCAGAATTGAAACTAATAGAGCCATTACGGGGTCTACGTATGGTGCACTATATGGCATGGCTGGCGAAAAGATGGGATGATCCCGCCTTTCCTGCTGCCTTTCCCTGGTTTGCTGACCCTAAATATTGGGAAAATCAGGTACTGGCCATCAAAGAGCAAATTGCAGCACTGCAGGAGCCACCGCTGTCACTAATGCCACAATGGTAGCCAGATATAGGTTAAACTGATAAATATAAATAGAATCTAGACGGAGAAAGAGATCACAATGAAAAAGCTATTTTTGTTAATGACCACCTTTATGTTCAGCGTGGTGGTACAGGCAGCCCAGTTTAAGGAAGGAGACCACTATCAGGTTCTCGACGTAGAGAGATCGTCCTCTCCTGTTGTTACTGAGTTTTTCTCTTTTTACTGCCCACACTGCTATAAGTTTGAGCCTATTATGGAGCAACTGAAGAAGAAAATTCCTGATAATGCCAAACTACAAAAGGCTCATGTCTCCTTTATGGGCGGCAATATGGGTGTTCCGGTAGCAAAAGCTTACGCCACTATGGTTGTGCTAAAAGCCGAAGATAAGATGGTTCCTTATTTCTTTAAGCAGATTCAGGATTTCCGTAAGCCTCCTGCCACAGAACAAGATCTACGCCAGATGTTTATCGATAACGGCATTGACGGCAAAAAGTTCGACGCTGCCTACAAAGGGTTTGCCGTTGATTCCATGCAGAGACGTTTTGAGAAACAGTTTAAAGACACTGGTCTGAGAGGTGTTCCGGGACTGGTGGTAAACAACAAGTATCTGGTTAAAACAGATAATCTGAAAAACTACAATGAGTATTTCGATCTGGTTAATTTCTTATTGAAAAAATAACCTATTCCCAGAAAAAATGGAGCGTTAAAGCTCCATTTTTTATTTGTTATAAATCTCATCCAGCAACTTATCTTTCTGCTGCCAGACATCGGTTAGCCAGCCCTGAAACGCGCGTTTATAAGGCTTGTCATTAAAATAGTCACCCGACACCTGCTCATCGACAGGCAGCACCTTAATTCTGACCACAACACGCTTCATCCTGCCCATCAGCATATCTTTAAAAGGCAATTCCCGGTTATCAGGGTAAGCCAGAGTGACATCAATAATACTATCAAACTGTTCCCCCATGGCTGCCAGCGTATAAGCTATACCGCCGGATTTTGGCGGCAACAAATTGTTAAACCTGCCTTTGCCCGCAGCCTTCTTCTCAGCAGTAAACCGGGTACCTTCAACATAATTCACCACAGTAGTAGGAATATGTTTAAATTTCTCGCAAGAGCGTCGGGTAGTTTGCAGATCTTTACCCTTGAGATGAGGGTTTCGAATCAGATATTCCCTCGAATAGCGTTTCATAAACGGCATATCAAGAGCCCAGCAAGCCATACCAACAAAAGGCACATACAAAAGCTGCTGTTTCAGGAAAAACTTAGGCATAGGAACTCTGTCTTTAAATACACAGCAGAGAATAACGATATCTGTCCAGCTAAGGTGGTTAGATATCATCAGATACCAGCCTTTAGGGTTAAGGTTCTCACCACCTTCAATATCCCACTCTATTTTATTGAATATTGAGAGAAACGCAGAGTTAAGGGTGGCCCATAACCACATTACTTTATTGGCCGCCAATGTAATGATTGTCTTGGCTGCAGCAACCGGCAGAACAAACTTAACAATAGCAAGGATACAGATAAGAGTTGAACAAACGGCACTGTTCACAATCACAAACAGTACACTTAAGATAAGTTTTAGGTAGCCAAACATCTGTATAAAAGCCCTTCTGACTCAGTTTTTAAATCGCCAGTATTATACAAATGAATGATTAGATTGAAATATCCTCTCTCACATATCAAACCACTTGAGCGTTAAGGTACTTTAACAATCTATCCATCGCCCGGTAACCCAGCGCTTCCGACAAATGTTTTCTCTCTACCTGCTCCGCACCTTCCAGATCAGCAATGGTTCTGGCGACCTTAATTATCCTGTGGTAAGCCCTTATAGATAACCCCAGTTTATGCAGTGCCGTCTCTAAAAACACTGCATCGTCTTTCCTCAAAGGACAGTGCTTATCTATAGCACGGCTGCCCAGACGGGAATTAATACAGCCGGAACGTTGCTCCATCTTGTCTCTGGCGGATAAAACCCTCTCCCTGATAACCTCAGTCGGCTCGCCTCTGTCTCCGCCAGATGCAAGGGTTCCCTGCGGCAGCAGAGGAACTTCCAGTGACATATCAAACCTGTCCAGCAAGGGGCCGGAAAGTTTAGATAGATAACGCAGAATGGCCTGAGGATTGGTTCGCGACAGATCACCTTCATAATGTCCGCTAGGGCTGGGGTTTAGTGCCCCTATCAGCTGAAAACGCGCCGGAAAGCAGGTTTTACGCGCAGCACGTGAGATAATGATTTCACCCGACTCCAGGGGCTCACGAAGAGAGTCGAGCACTTTTCGGTCAAATTCCGGCATCTCATCGAGAAAAAGCAGCCCGTTATGGGACAGAGAAATCTCTCCCGGCCTTGGTATAGAGCCACCACCAACCAGTGCCGCCATAGAAGAAGAGTGGTGAGGCGCTCTGAAGGGTCTGTTTCTCCAGTTAAACTGATTGATATCCTGTTCCGTCAGTGATGTCACAGAAGCGGTTTCCAGCGCCTCTCTGGTGCTCATTTCCGGCAATAAATCGGACAGACGTGACGCCAGCATGGTTTTTCCGGTACCGGGCGGGCCGATAAACAATAAATTATGGCCACCAGCGGCAGCAATTTCCAGAGCCCGCTTCCCATGCTGCTGACCAATAATATCCTGCATATCTCTTTTACTATTTCGGGGTTTGATATTTGCAGAAGATGACTGAAACAGGGTCAGTTTTTTCTGACCGTGCAGATCAGCACACACCTCCAGCAGGCTGGCTGCCGACTTATGTTGTTGTTCTCCCACCAGCGCTGCCTGATCACCGTTTTGATTTGGTACCGTTAAACTATGTCCCGCTTTAATGGCAGCTACTGCTGCTGGTAATACCCCCTTGATATAACGAAGTTCACCGGACAGAGCCAGCTCACCGATAAACTCCCTGTTTTGTAGTGCACTCGCTGCCAGCTGATTTGATGCCGCCAGAATGCCAAGGGCAATTGGCAGGTCAAACCGCCCCCCCTCTTTGGGCAGATCAGCCGGCGCAAGGTTTACCGTGATCCTTTTGGCCGGAAACTCAAAATTGGAGTTAATAATCGCACTCCTGACTCTGTCTTTAGACTCCTTTACCGTTGTTTCCGGCAATCCGACCAGAGTAAACCCCGGCATGCCTTTGCTGATATGAACCTCTACCATAACCAGCGGAGACTCAACTCCGACACTGGCCCTGCTGTGTACAATTGCTAATGCCATTTTTCCCTCAACCACATGAAATCACTCTGTTAAAGGGGTTATATAGCCTGATCAGGAGAGAGGTAATTATGATAAAAGACTGATTTTTTTCTTGTCACAACTGGTTATTTTGTGTTACCACTAGTGACGCAAACATTTACGTACAAGAATTATTTAAATAGAAATGAACTTTAACGCTCGCATTAACGCACTCATTATTCTGATTATCGTGGTCATTATTGATACCGCGCGGGGGCGAGTGAGCGGCAAAAAGTAAAACAAGAATTACAAAAAAACCCCCGCACTGAAAAGTCCGGGGGTTTTTTTAAACCTTTAAGCCAGAGTTGTATAAATGGCAATCAAATAACAGGATGTATGGGAGCACAGTATGTGTCACAAAGAACTAGCACTGAATCATAACCAGTGCAGCAGGAGGTGCCAATGAACGGTTCTAATCTGGTCGTTGCCGCGTTAAAGCAGCAGGGAATAAAAACCGTATTCGGCTACCCGGGCGGAGCTATTATGCCCATCTATGATGCTCTTTATGAGAGTGGTGTAGAACATGTACTCTGCCGCCATGAGCAGGGAGCCGCCATCGCCGCTATCGGTATGGCAAGAGCAACTCAGGATGTCGCCGTCTGTCTGGCAACGTCAGGACCGGGAGCGACCAATCTGGTCACAGGTTTAGCTGATGCCCTGCTGGACTCAGTGCCACTGGTAGCCATAACAGGACAGGTAGCCACTCCGTTAATCGGAACTGACGCCTTTCAGGAGATGGATGTTATCGGCATGTCATTAGCCTGCTGCAAACACAGCTATCTGGTGACCGATATCGATGAGTTAGCACCGACTCTGGCTGAAGCCTTTGAAGTGGCTAAATGCGGCAGGCCGGGACCGGTAGTCGTGGATATCGCAAAAGATGTTCAGCTAGCCGAAGCCCCAGTCCATGAACTGCCTTACTTTGAACCTCCATCTATTCCCGTCGCTGACCCTGAAGCCCTAAGTAAAGCCCAGAGCATTCTGAGCAAAGCAGACAAGCCGGTGCTCTATGTCGGTGGTGGCGTACAACTGGCAAAAGCAACAGAAGCCGTCAGAACCTTCTTAGATAGTAACCCTATGCCTTGTGTAAGTACCCTGAAAGGGCTGGGAAGTGTTGATCGTCATGACCCGCACTATCTTGGCATGGTAGGTATGCACGGCACCAAAGCAGCCAACTTGATTGTTCAGGAGTCTGACCTTCTTATCGTAGTCGGAGCACGCTTTGACGACAGGGTGACAGGAAGACTGGACTCATTTGCCCCGGATGCACGGGTTATTCATATCGATATCGATGCCGCCGAGTTCAACAAACTGCGCCACTCTCACGCCTCACTGCAGGGAGACATTAATGTCATTCTACCTCAGCTCTCTCTTGATGAAGATATCTCTCCATGGCTGAAACACACTTCTGAACTCAGGACCGAGTTCCGCTGGCGTTATGATCATCCGGGTGAGCTGATATACGCACCGCTGCTACTGAAACAGCTATCCGATATGATGCCGGACAGCACTATGATCTCGACCGATGTAGGCCAACATCAGATGTGGGCAGCACAGCATATACAACCACGACAGCCGGAAAACTATATAACCTCTGCCGGGCTGGGCACCATGGGCTTTGGCCTGCCCGCGGCCATTGGTGCAAAAATCGCCCGTCCTGACGATCAGTCCATTCTTATTACCGGTGACGGTTCATTTATGATGAACGTGCAGGAACTTGGCACCATCAAGCGTAAACAACTGCCGGTGAAGATCGTACTACTGAACAACCAGCGTCTGGGTATGGTTCGTCAGTGGCAGTCACTGTTCTTTGACGGCCGCCATAGTGAAACCATTCTGGATGACAACCCAGATTTTCAGGCTCTTGCGGCAGCATTCGGTATTCCCGGAAAAACCATTAGCAACAAAGAGGAAGTTGAACCAGCACTAAAAGAGATGCTGGAGAGTGACACCGCTTATCTTCTCCATGTGGTCATTGATGAAGATGAAAACGTATGGCCTCTGGTACCACCGGGCGCTGCAAACCAAGATATGCTGGAGAACACCTGATGGACAGATACCTATTAAAAATTGAAGCCCATGATAAGCCGGTTCTGGTAGAACGAATCCTGCGTGTTGTCAGACACCGCGGGTTTACCATCAAGCAAATACTTGCGACACAGAACCATGAGAGTAAAGTGGCTCAGATAGAGCTCGTTGTCGACAGTGATCGTCCTATCACTTTAATTACCAATCAGGTAGAAAAACTGTGGGATGTTACTAATGTAGATACAAGCCGACTGAAAAAAGACGAAATGCTCAGTGCATATAAAATATAAGGAAGGATTCTGATATGGCGACAAATACAGCTGATTTTATCTGGTTTAATGGAAAAATGGTTCCCTGGGCAGAGGCAAATGTTCACGTTCTGACCCACGCAATGCACTACGGAACTTCTGTTTTTGAAGGTATACGCTGCTATAACACTCCAAACGGCCCTGTGGTTTTCAGACATAAAGAGCATATGCAGAGGCTGAAAGACTCAGCCAAGATCTACCGTTTCCCGATCCCTTACAGCGTTGATGAGCTAATGGAAGCGTGCCGCGAAACCTTACGTGAAAATAAACTGGACTCAGCTTATATCCGTCCGCTTGGTTTCGTTGGTAATGTTGGTCTGGGCGTTTGTCCGCCTGCCGATACCGATATGGAGCTGATCATTGCCGCTTTCCCTTGGGGCTCTTATCTGGGTGAAGAAGCACTGGCCAATGGTGTAGATGCCATGATTTCAAGCTGGAACCGCGCTGCACCAAACACCATACCTACCGCAGCAAAAGCGGGGGGTAACTACCTGTCATCACTGCTGGTGGGCGGCGAAGCAAGACGTCACGGCTATGCTGAAGGTATCGCACTCAGTGTCGACGGCTACCTGTCTGAAGGTGCAGGAGAGAATATTTTTGTTATTAAAAACGGAGTGATTAGCACTCCGCCAGCCACCAGCGCCATCCTTCCGGGCATCACCAGAAACTCCATCATGACTCTGGC contains:
- the ccoG gene encoding cytochrome c oxidase accessory protein CcoG, whose amino-acid sequence is MSQDKIEIKDVTPKTFNPKTHKGNQDRFNPNNRIYVRESKGTFQKLRRYGSWFLLLLFGLTPWIPYGDRQAILLDIGNQQFNFFGTTLYPQDLTLLALLFMIAAFGLFFITTFLGRVWCGYLCPQTVWTFMYIWFEEKLEGSANKRRKQDSKKLTSHLIARKSLKHLAWFAIALITGFTFVGYFVPIKSLVIDFFTFNSSFWSGFWVLFFAICTYANAGWMRSIVCLHMCPYARFQSAMFDKDTYIVGYNPVRGESRGPRSRKADPKKLGLGDCIDCDLCVQVCPTGIDIRDGLQYECINCGACIDACNQTMDRMGYEKNLISYTTEHRLSGNSTKVMRPKLIGYGSVMILMIALFFVQIARVEPVGMSVLRDRNQLFKVNSSGQVENTYTLKVINKTQQPQQYKLSVDGLSDATWYGKQTIQVEPGEVLNLPISLGVKSDKLSSPVATIQFILTDSNQFTVEVESRFINKL
- a CDS encoding serine/threonine protein kinase, whose translation is MNNKAFNFDALTPDFMWYAIASIGIRAESGLLALNSYENRVYQFVDEEKQRYVVKFYRPMRWSKEQIQEEHDFTLELIEHEVPVAPPVKINGHTLHEYQGYLFALFESVGGRQFEVDNYDQLEWVGRFMGRIHSIGSKQTFQHRPEICLNDYLYQPKKRLENSSFIPAHLENSFFSDLNLLINSLEQQWDNQFTSIRLHGDCHPGNILWRDGPMFVDLDDARNGPAIQDLWMLLNGERADKLAQLDIILEGYQEFFDFDQSELKLIEPLRGLRMVHYMAWLAKRWDDPAFPAAFPWFADPKYWENQVLAIKEQIAALQEPPLSLMPQW
- a CDS encoding thiol:disulfide interchange protein DsbA/DsbL, which translates into the protein MKKLFLLMTTFMFSVVVQAAQFKEGDHYQVLDVERSSSPVVTEFFSFYCPHCYKFEPIMEQLKKKIPDNAKLQKAHVSFMGGNMGVPVAKAYATMVVLKAEDKMVPYFFKQIQDFRKPPATEQDLRQMFIDNGIDGKKFDAAYKGFAVDSMQRRFEKQFKDTGLRGVPGLVVNNKYLVKTDNLKNYNEYFDLVNFLLKK
- a CDS encoding acyltransferase is translated as MFGYLKLILSVLFVIVNSAVCSTLICILAIVKFVLPVAAAKTIITLAANKVMWLWATLNSAFLSIFNKIEWDIEGGENLNPKGWYLMISNHLSWTDIVILCCVFKDRVPMPKFFLKQQLLYVPFVGMACWALDMPFMKRYSREYLIRNPHLKGKDLQTTRRSCEKFKHIPTTVVNYVEGTRFTAEKKAAGKGRFNNLLPPKSGGIAYTLAAMGEQFDSIIDVTLAYPDNRELPFKDMLMGRMKRVVVRIKVLPVDEQVSGDYFNDKPYKRAFQGWLTDVWQQKDKLLDEIYNK
- a CDS encoding YifB family Mg chelatase-like AAA ATPase, giving the protein MALAIVHSRASVGVESPLVMVEVHISKGMPGFTLVGLPETTVKESKDRVRSAIINSNFEFPAKRITVNLAPADLPKEGGRFDLPIALGILAASNQLAASALQNREFIGELALSGELRYIKGVLPAAVAAIKAGHSLTVPNQNGDQAALVGEQQHKSAASLLEVCADLHGQKKLTLFQSSSANIKPRNSKRDMQDIIGQQHGKRALEIAAAGGHNLLFIGPPGTGKTMLASRLSDLLPEMSTREALETASVTSLTEQDINQFNWRNRPFRAPHHSSSMAALVGGGSIPRPGEISLSHNGLLFLDEMPEFDRKVLDSLREPLESGEIIISRAARKTCFPARFQLIGALNPSPSGHYEGDLSRTNPQAILRYLSKLSGPLLDRFDMSLEVPLLPQGTLASGGDRGEPTEVIRERVLSARDKMEQRSGCINSRLGSRAIDKHCPLRKDDAVFLETALHKLGLSIRAYHRIIKVARTIADLEGAEQVERKHLSEALGYRAMDRLLKYLNAQVV
- the ilvG gene encoding acetolactate synthase 2 catalytic subunit; this encodes MNGSNLVVAALKQQGIKTVFGYPGGAIMPIYDALYESGVEHVLCRHEQGAAIAAIGMARATQDVAVCLATSGPGATNLVTGLADALLDSVPLVAITGQVATPLIGTDAFQEMDVIGMSLACCKHSYLVTDIDELAPTLAEAFEVAKCGRPGPVVVDIAKDVQLAEAPVHELPYFEPPSIPVADPEALSKAQSILSKADKPVLYVGGGVQLAKATEAVRTFLDSNPMPCVSTLKGLGSVDRHDPHYLGMVGMHGTKAANLIVQESDLLIVVGARFDDRVTGRLDSFAPDARVIHIDIDAAEFNKLRHSHASLQGDINVILPQLSLDEDISPWLKHTSELRTEFRWRYDHPGELIYAPLLLKQLSDMMPDSTMISTDVGQHQMWAAQHIQPRQPENYITSAGLGTMGFGLPAAIGAKIARPDDQSILITGDGSFMMNVQELGTIKRKQLPVKIVLLNNQRLGMVRQWQSLFFDGRHSETILDDNPDFQALAAAFGIPGKTISNKEEVEPALKEMLESDTAYLLHVVIDEDENVWPLVPPGAANQDMLENT
- the ilvM gene encoding acetolactate synthase 2 small subunit produces the protein MDRYLLKIEAHDKPVLVERILRVVRHRGFTIKQILATQNHESKVAQIELVVDSDRPITLITNQVEKLWDVTNVDTSRLKKDEMLSAYKI
- the ilvE gene encoding branched-chain-amino-acid transaminase, which produces MATNTADFIWFNGKMVPWAEANVHVLTHAMHYGTSVFEGIRCYNTPNGPVVFRHKEHMQRLKDSAKIYRFPIPYSVDELMEACRETLRENKLDSAYIRPLGFVGNVGLGVCPPADTDMELIIAAFPWGSYLGEEALANGVDAMISSWNRAAPNTIPTAAKAGGNYLSSLLVGGEARRHGYAEGIALSVDGYLSEGAGENIFVIKNGVISTPPATSAILPGITRNSIMTLAKEFGYEVREENIAREALYLADEIFMTGTAAEIVPVRSVDKITVGEGKRGPVTEKVQAAFFGLFDGTTEDKWGWLDPVYPDSEK